One Candidatus Poribacteria bacterium DNA segment encodes these proteins:
- a CDS encoding RNA-guided endonuclease TnpB family protein, which produces MKKQKQHRRTYKYQIREHPKNKRLGNMLDDLADVHNHFLKLEKRYYRIYGKYAGRYRLQPHLTDLLQRTKKHWAWIPRDTLDAVIIRLHLAWEKFFDFKKHGGRKVGMPKFKRKDRYRSAKFQSAYLLEEERVRISFKAWDDTSQSFKFNKRWFSFHQHREWKGKVYYIQILRDSVGTYWLYVVTDDASKAVLPATGESVGADFGMKDAFLTLNTGEKIQSPQFLKQSLKQLQTLNKSLSRKIKGSHNWWRAVRGLARLHQQVVNQRKDWHYKLATDLCRRFDLIATETLNLEGMKRLWGRKVSDLAFGQFVEILKFKCFKHNREYRPVGQWTPTTKPCSDCGYHNKNLSLSDRQWTCPECGSHHDRDVNAAINILRAACDPAVETM; this is translated from the coding sequence ATGAAAAAACAGAAACAGCATCGTAGAACCTACAAATACCAGATACGCGAACATCCGAAAAACAAACGTTTGGGCAATATGCTTGACGACCTTGCTGATGTGCATAACCACTTCTTGAAGTTGGAGAAACGCTATTACCGCATCTATGGTAAATATGCCGGACGCTATCGCCTGCAACCGCATTTGACAGATTTGCTCCAACGGACGAAAAAACACTGGGCATGGATACCGCGGGACACCCTTGACGCTGTGATTATCCGCTTGCATCTTGCTTGGGAAAAGTTTTTTGATTTCAAAAAACATGGTGGTCGAAAAGTCGGTATGCCAAAGTTCAAACGCAAAGACCGTTATCGTTCTGCGAAGTTTCAATCTGCCTATCTTTTGGAAGAAGAACGCGTCCGTATCTCTTTCAAAGCATGGGATGACACTTCGCAATCCTTTAAGTTCAATAAACGTTGGTTTTCTTTCCACCAACATCGTGAGTGGAAAGGTAAAGTGTATTATATCCAGATCCTTCGCGACAGTGTTGGGACCTACTGGCTCTATGTCGTGACCGATGATGCCTCTAAAGCAGTCCTGCCCGCTACGGGTGAAAGTGTAGGCGCAGACTTCGGCATGAAAGACGCTTTTCTCACTCTCAACACCGGTGAGAAAATACAATCCCCCCAATTCCTGAAACAGTCCTTGAAACAACTTCAAACCCTCAACAAAAGCCTTTCTCGTAAAATCAAAGGGTCTCACAATTGGTGGCGTGCCGTCAGAGGATTGGCACGACTCCATCAGCAAGTTGTCAACCAGCGCAAAGACTGGCACTACAAACTTGCCACAGACCTGTGCCGAAGGTTTGACCTGATAGCCACCGAGACGCTGAACCTTGAAGGTATGAAACGTCTTTGGGGACGCAAAGTCTCTGATCTTGCTTTTGGACAGTTTGTTGAGATATTGAAGTTCAAGTGTTTCAAACATAATCGTGAATATCGTCCTGTGGGACAGTGGACACCGACGACAAAGCCGTGTTCGGATTGTGGGTATCACAACAAAAATCTTTCTCTTTCTGATAGACAGTGGACATGTCCCGAATGTGGCTCTCACCACGATAGAGACGTAAACGCTGCGATAAACATCTTACGGGCTGCTTGCGATCCCGCTGTGGAGACGATGTAA
- the hslV gene encoding ATP-dependent protease subunit HslV, producing MQIRSTTILAVRRNGEVAIGGDGQVTLGDTAIKHGARKIRKIHDNRVLIGFAGSASDAITLYENLEKKLQQYRGNLQKSAVELAREWRSDRVLRQVDALMIAIDATDGYLISGNGDVIAPDDDVLSIGSGAPIALAAAKVLLKHSDLTAREIISESLQLTSEICIYTNAQIEIDTIR from the coding sequence ATGCAAATTCGCTCAACAACGATTTTAGCCGTTCGCCGCAATGGCGAGGTTGCTATCGGCGGTGATGGTCAAGTAACTTTAGGCGATACAGCGATTAAACACGGGGCGCGAAAGATCCGTAAGATTCACGACAATCGGGTGCTGATTGGTTTCGCGGGTTCTGCATCAGATGCAATCACCTTGTATGAAAATTTGGAGAAGAAGCTGCAACAGTATCGCGGGAATCTTCAGAAATCAGCGGTGGAACTGGCGCGGGAGTGGCGTAGTGATCGAGTGCTGAGACAAGTAGATGCGCTGATGATTGCTATAGACGCTACCGACGGCTATTTGATTTCGGGAAACGGTGATGTGATTGCGCCAGACGACGATGTTCTTTCGATCGGTTCTGGTGCGCCTATTGCGCTTGCTGCGGCAAAGGTGCTGCTCAAACACTCAGACTTGACTGCGAGAGAGATTATTTCAGAATCACTGCAACTGACGAGTGAAATCTGTATCTATACGAACGCTCAAATTGAAATTGACACAATAAGATAG
- the hslU gene encoding ATP-dependent protease ATPase subunit HslU: protein MEKSNVNVKDGKSTLANALTPQQIVEELDKYIIGQFEAKRSVAIALRNRARRQMLAEDIQDEVSPKNIIMIGSTGVGKTEIARRLARLVDAPFIKVEASKYTEIGYVGRDVESMIRDLTETAIGRVKSEQTEAVEEKAREAAEERLLDYIFPVPRSLQQRPRLQEDTLEESEDEEEDELLQLPFDLGPDPEVEAEEAREKERERYLKTRERFRDWLREGRLEDKPVEINVKHQNMPFVEIFSPSGVEEMDINFKDMFSNILPNQTKKRRVPVSEARTILMQEEAEKLIDMDAVISEAIQRVENSGIVFLDEIDKIAGRESRHGPDISREGVQRDILPIIEGSTVTTKYGAIRTNHILFIAAGAFHVSSPSDLIPELQGRFPIRVELKSLNKSDFKSILTEPKNALVKQYAALLQTEGIAAEITEDAIGEIAALAFKVNESVEDIGARRLHTIMEKLFENLFFDAPDLEAGSVVIDAEYVKSELSDIVEDQDLSRYIL, encoded by the coding sequence TTGGAGAAATCGAATGTAAATGTAAAAGATGGAAAGAGCACTTTAGCGAATGCACTTACACCGCAACAGATTGTTGAGGAATTGGATAAGTATATTATCGGTCAGTTTGAAGCGAAACGTTCTGTTGCGATTGCGCTCCGAAACCGGGCGCGCCGTCAGATGTTAGCAGAAGATATACAAGATGAAGTCTCACCGAAGAACATTATCATGATAGGTTCAACAGGGGTCGGTAAAACTGAGATTGCACGCAGACTCGCACGGCTCGTTGATGCGCCTTTCATCAAAGTGGAAGCCTCAAAGTATACCGAAATAGGATACGTGGGTCGTGATGTTGAATCCATGATTCGGGATCTCACAGAGACGGCTATTGGGCGTGTGAAATCTGAACAGACAGAAGCGGTAGAGGAAAAGGCGCGGGAGGCTGCCGAGGAACGTCTTCTTGATTATATTTTCCCGGTGCCACGTTCATTACAGCAGCGGCCTCGTTTACAAGAAGATACACTCGAGGAATCGGAGGATGAGGAGGAAGATGAACTCCTTCAATTGCCGTTCGATCTGGGTCCTGATCCTGAAGTCGAAGCCGAAGAGGCGCGGGAGAAGGAACGTGAACGGTATCTGAAAACGCGTGAAAGATTTAGGGATTGGCTTCGCGAGGGGAGACTTGAGGATAAACCTGTAGAGATCAACGTTAAGCATCAGAATATGCCGTTTGTGGAGATCTTCTCGCCGAGTGGTGTTGAGGAGATGGACATTAATTTTAAGGACATGTTCAGCAATATCCTCCCGAACCAGACGAAGAAACGTCGCGTGCCGGTATCCGAGGCGCGCACGATTCTGATGCAGGAAGAAGCGGAAAAGTTGATTGATATGGATGCTGTCATCAGTGAAGCGATTCAGCGCGTTGAGAATTCGGGTATTGTATTTCTCGACGAGATTGACAAGATTGCGGGTCGCGAATCTCGGCATGGTCCCGACATCTCCCGTGAGGGTGTGCAGCGCGATATTCTCCCAATTATTGAGGGTAGCACAGTAACGACGAAATACGGTGCGATTCGCACAAATCATATTCTTTTTATTGCTGCGGGTGCGTTTCACGTTTCGAGTCCATCGGATCTGATTCCAGAGTTACAGGGACGTTTTCCGATTCGCGTCGAACTGAAAAGCCTAAATAAAAGCGACTTTAAATCGATTCTGACTGAACCGAAGAACGCGCTCGTGAAACAGTATGCTGCGCTGCTCCAAACGGAAGGAATAGCAGCAGAGATTACAGAAGATGCGATAGGTGAGATTGCTGCGCTGGCCTTCAAGGTGAATGAATCTGTTGAGGATATAGGCGCGCGGCGGCTTCATACGATCATGGAAAAGCTTTTTGAGAATCTGTTTTTTGATGCACCGGATCTCGAAGCAGGCAGTGTTGTTATTGATGCCGAATACGTGAAATCGGAG